In one Hypomesus transpacificus isolate Combined female chromosome 18, fHypTra1, whole genome shotgun sequence genomic region, the following are encoded:
- the pigt gene encoding GPI transamidase component PIG-T, whose protein sequence is MASRCSFTVLAFIICVLTAFVFADIQEKISVSGDDSVVIDDAQTEHEDNTPTTVESEDQIQEEAAGGQQWEATVMGTTQSDPPSVDEDVPDTEESPPPPPPDKDTFQEELVIRPLHSGDIYASFQFATLWDTDFVQGSRVSHYRLFPKSLGQVISKFSVRELHISFTQGYWRTMQWGQSFLPAPPGAQLWVWFQDSVTDVDGAWKELTNVLSGIFCASLNFIDSTNTVQPSASFKPLGVGNATDPRFLRYAVLPREIVCTENLTPWKKLLPCGSKAGLAVLMKSEKLFHSSFHSQALHIRPVCQDWRCTSTAWELRQTLSVVFDLHTSGQGKRDWSLFKMFSRTLTEACPLASSSKVYIDVTDNPQGELFELSPATPLLSQAVVLGDRRTYAVYDLTSQDTFGTLRSLNMLLRWRGSDGGDMLRPLLHSERYVAGYGLQTGEIHTLMYNNHPYRAFPVLLLDTVPWYLRLYIHTLTVTSKGRPNKPSYIHYQPSKDRLRPHLLEMLLQLPPNSVTEVTVQFERALLKWTEYTPDPNHGFYVGSSVISALVPSVVAMDANVTQERPLFSSFFPCKEESSYFIRVYTEPLLVNLPTPDFSMPYNVICLTCTVIAVGYGSLYNLLTRTFQVEEPSPGLAKKLANVIRRLRGVPLL, encoded by the exons ACAAACCGAACATGAAGACAATACGCCTACAACCGTTGAAAGCGAGGACCAAATCCAGGAAGAGGCCGCAGGGGGACAGCAGTGGGAAGCTACAGTGATGGGAACGACTCAGTCGGATCCTCCAAGTGTCGATGAAGACGTCCCGGACACCGAAgaatctcctcctccacctccgcctGATAAAGATACGTTTCAGGAAGAATTAGTGATAAGACCGCTTCATTCTGGTGACATTTATGCTAGTTTCCAGTTCGCAACTCTTTGGGATACAGACTTCGTGCAAGGAAGTAGAG TGTCCCACTATCGCCTGTTCCCCAAGTCCCTGGGCCAGGTGATATCCAAGTTCTCAGTGCGGGAGCTGCACATCTCCTTCACGCAGGGCTACTGGAGGACCATGCAGTGGGGCCAGTCCTTCCTGCCAGCGCCCCCTGGTGCCCAGCTGTGGGTTTGGTTCCAGGACTCGGTCACCGA TGTGGATGGAGCCTGGAAAGAGCTGACCAACGTCCTCTCAGGGATCTTTTGTGCCTCTCTCAACTTCATCGACTCCACCAACACTGTGCAGCCCAGTGCTTCGTTCAAACCTCTAGGAGTGGGCAACG CGACAGACCCTCGTTTTCTACGCTACGCTGTTTTGCCTCGGGAGATCGTCTGCACGGAGAATCTTACACCCTGGAAGAAGCTGCTGCCATGTGgatcaaag GCGGGCCTTGCTGTCCTGATGAAGTCAGAGAAGCTCTTTCACAGCAGCTTCCACTCTCAGGCTCTGCACATCAGACCCGTGTGCCAG GACTGGAGGTGTACGTCCACAGCGTGGGAGCTAAGACAGACACTGAGCGTGGTGTTTGACCTGCACACCTCCGGTCAGGGTAAACGAG ATTGGTCGCTGTTTAAGATGTTCTCTCGCACGCTGACAGAAGCCTGCCCGCTGGCCTCCTCCAGCAAAGTCTATATTGACGTCACTGACAACCCTCAG ggggagctgttTGAGCTGAGCCCAGCCACCCCCCTGCTGAGCCAGGCCGTGGTGCTGGGGGATCGGAGGACCTACGCCGTGTACGACCTCACCAGCCAGGACACCTTCGGAACCCTCCGCTCGCTCAACATGCTGCTGCGCTGGAGGGGCTCAGATGGAG GCGACATGCTGCGCCCCCTGCTCCACAGCGAGCGCTACGTGGCGGGCTACGGCCTGCAGACCGGAGAGATCCACACCCTCATGTACAACAACCACCCGTACCGGGCCTtccctgtgctgctgctggacaCGGTGCCCTGGTACCTCCGTCTCTACATCCACACCCTCACCGTCACCAGCAAGGGACGCCCCAATAAGCCCA gCTACATCCACTACCAGCCCTCTAAGGACCGCCTGAGGCCCCACCTTCTCGAGATGCTGCTCCAGCTGCCCCCCAACTCGGTCACCGAGGTGACGGTGCAGTTTGAGAGGGCCCTGCTCAAGTGGACCGAGTACACCCCTGACCCCAACCACGGCTTCTACGTCGG GTCGTCTGTCATAAGTGCTCTGGTGCCCAGCGTCGTTGCCATGGATGCCAACGTTACACAGGAGCGTCCTCTGTTCAGTAGCTT TTTCCCCTGTAAGGAAGAATCCAGCTACTTCATCAGAGTCTACACGGAGCCCCTCCTGGTTAACTTGCCCACTCCGGACTTCAGCATGCCCTACAACGTCATCTGCCTCACCTGTACCGTGATCGCCGTGGGTTACGGATCTCTCTATAACCTCCTGACCCGCACCTTCCAGGTGGAGGAGCCTAGCCCAGGCCTGGCCAAGAAGCTAGCTAACGTCATACGTCGGCTTCGGGGGGTGCCACTGCTGTGA